Proteins encoded in a region of the Cardiocondyla obscurior isolate alpha-2009 linkage group LG18, Cobs3.1, whole genome shotgun sequence genome:
- the LOC139109657 gene encoding protein anon-73B1: MADTDSQFKRLLLPAEETLFEQILRFGLYLGAVFQLMCLLAIVVYQSGPPDGVAALKDDPSDVECSENSPQVTPRRPHRPRKQEKKKRR, from the exons ATGGCCGATACGGATTCGCAGTTTAAACGGCTTTTGCTTCCAGCAGAGGAAACTTTATTCGAACAGATATTGAGATTTGGCCTGTACCTTGGTGCAGTGTTTCAACTTATGTGTTTGTTAGCTATAGTCGTATATCAATCCGGGCCACCTGATGGTGTGGCGGCTTTGAAG GATGACCCAAGCGATGTGGAATGCTCTGAAAATAGTCCTCAGGTGACGCCAAGAAGACCTCATCGGCCACGAaagcaagagaaaaaaaaaaggcgttaA